The genomic DNA TGCCGCCCAACTTCGACCCGGTCGAAGGCTTCCCGCAAACCCGCGAAATCATCGCCAATATTCATCAGGCGCTGGCCATGACTCGGCCGGGCAAAGTGGTGTGCATCTCCACCATCGGCGCCCAGGCGAGCCAGCCGAACTTGCTGAACCAGTTGCAATTGCTGGAGCAGAGCCTGCACCAGTTGGACCTGCCCATCACCTTCCTGCGCCCGGCGTGGTTTATGGAAAACCATCAGTGGGACATCGAGGCGGCCAAAAGCGGAGTCATTCCAAGCTTTCTGCAACCCCTGGATAAACCGGTTCCGATGATCGCCACCCTCGACGTGGGCCGCACCGCTGCCGAATTGCTGCGCGAAACCTGGCAGGGTAAACGCGTTGTGGAATTGCAGGCCACCGAAACCGTGACTCCCGACAGCATCGCCCAGGCCTTCACCGAACTGCTGGGCCACCCGGTGCGTATGCAGGTGGTGCCACGGGATACCTGGGAAGGGTTGTTTCACTCCCAGGGTATGCACAACCCGCACCCGCGCATGCAAATGCTGGACGGATTTAACGAAGGCTGGATTTGTTTTGAAGGCGTGCCGCGCGCCGGGCGGGTGACGTTCAAGGAGGTGCTGGCAGGCTTGTTGGGCCGTTAATAGGACGGCACCCTTCGAAACCGAGCTCCAGCGAGGCTGCGATAGCGGTGGCACTGGCGAAATCTCTGTTGGCAGTGCCACCGCTTTCGCAGGCAAGCCAGCTCCCACAGCGGTTTTTGTGTCGCTGGCAAATTTGTGCCGGGTGATCGACAGTTGAGTTAAGGTCAATACATCGACCCGAAGCAGCACCACCATGAACAAACCCGCTGAACATGTGATCCTTGCGCCCTTTACCGACG from Pseudomonas tolaasii NCPPB 2192 includes the following:
- a CDS encoding NmrA family NAD(P)-binding protein, with the protein product MYTIMGVTGQVGAAVANTLLAANEQVRVVVRDTQKGAAWAAQGCEVAVADATDLQSLAAAFKNSQGVFILLPPNFDPVEGFPQTREIIANIHQALAMTRPGKVVCISTIGAQASQPNLLNQLQLLEQSLHQLDLPITFLRPAWFMENHQWDIEAAKSGVIPSFLQPLDKPVPMIATLDVGRTAAELLRETWQGKRVVELQATETVTPDSIAQAFTELLGHPVRMQVVPRDTWEGLFHSQGMHNPHPRMQMLDGFNEGWICFEGVPRAGRVTFKEVLAGLLGR